The window TATCGCAAGGTGACGGGCAACGGCGCGCTGGCGTTGGGTTTTGTCACCGCGGCGCGCAAGATGGGCAAGCCGTTGTTCTACGGCACGTATCCCATCACCCCGGCCAGCGACATCCTCCACGCCCTGGCCCTGCTGCGCAATTTCGACGTGCGCACCTTCCAGGCCGAGGACGAGATCGCCGCGATGGGTTCGGTCATCGGCGCGGCCTTCGGCGGCGCGCTGGCCGTGACCGGCACCAGCGGCCCCGGTATCGCCCTCAAAAGCGAGGGCATGAACCTGGCCGTGGCCCTGGAGCTGCCGATGGTCATCGTCAACGTGCAGCGCGGCGGCCCCAGCACCGGTCTGCCGACCAAGGTGGAGCAATCCGACCTGTTGCAGGCCATGTTCGGCCGCAACGGCGAAAGCCCCATCGCTATCATCGCCCCCTATAGCCCGTCCGACTGCTTCGACGCGGCCATCGAGGCTTGCCGGCTGGCCGTGCGGGCCATGACGCCGGTGATGATCCTGTCCGACGGCTTTCTGGCCAACAGTTCCGAGCCGTGGATGATCCCCGACTCGGCCGATATCCCGCCCATTGAATTCAGTCATCCGACCGGCAACGGCGAAACCTTCCTGCCCTACCGGCGGGACGAGGAAACGTTGGCCCGGCCGTGGGCGCTGCCCGGCACGCCGGGGCTGGAGCACCGCATCGGCGGCCTGAGCAAGGCCCCGGTGACGGGCAACGTCTCCTATAACCCGCTGCACCACGAGCAGATGGTCCACGACCGGGCGGAGAAGATCGCCCGCCTGGCCGACATACTCCCCGAACAGGAAGTGTTTGGCCCGCAGTCAGGCGAGTTGTTGCTAGTCAGTTGGGGCGGCACCTACGGCGCGGTGCGTTCGGCCGTGGTCGAGGCCCAGCGGCGCGGCTTGCCGGTGGCCCATGCCCATGTGCGCTACATCAACCCGTTTCCGCGCAACCTGCGCGACGTGCTCAGCCGCTACCGGCAGGTGATCGTGCCCGAATTGAACGGCGGGCAGATGGCCTTCCTGCTGCGCGGGCGCTACGCCCTGAACATCCAGGCCTACACCAAGGTTCACGGCCGGCCGTTCTCCATCAGCGAGATCGGGCGCCGGATTGAGCAGGCGTTGGAGAGATGAGAAATTATCGTTGAAGGGTAGCGAGTAGCGGGTAGCGGGTGGCAAGTCGCTCTGCCAACGCCACCCGCCACCCGCCACTCGCCACCCTTTAGCGTTGCGATGCGGATAATAACCATGACGACTGATACCATACCCATGCCCACCCTCTCCCGCCAGGACTTCGTGTCCGATCAGACCGTGCGCTGGTGCCCCGGCTGCGGCGATTACGCCATCCTGGCGACGATCCAGAAAGCGCTGCCCGAATTGGGCATCCCGCGCGAAAACATCGTGTTCATCAGCGGCATCGGCTGCTCCAGCCGCTTCCCGTACTATATGAACACCTACGGCATCCACAGCATCCACGGCCGCGCCCCCACGCTGGCGACCGGCCTGGCTATCGCCAACCCCGACCTGTCCATCTGGGTCGTCACCGGCGATGGCGACGGCCTGTCGATCGGCGGCAATCACCTGCTCCACGCCCTGCGGCGCAATGTGAACCTCAACATCATCCTGTTCAACAACCGCATCTATGGCCTGACTAAGGGGCAGTATTCGCCCACGTCGCGGGTGGGGGCCAAGACCGGCTCATCACCGATGGGCACGTTCGAGCACCCCATCAACCCCATCGGTTTGGCGCTGGCGGCCGAGGCGACCTTCGTGGGCCGCTCCATCGACGCCCACACCCAACATCTGGGCGAGGTGCTGCTCCAGGCGGCCCGCCACCACGGCTCATCGTTCGTCGAGGTCTATCAGAATTGCGTCATCTTCAACCCCACCGAGTGGGAAGGGCTGGACGACCGCCGCACCCGGGACGACAACATCCTCTACCTGGAGCACGGCAAGCCGATGATCTTCGGCAAGAACCGCGATCGCGGCATCCGGCTCAACGGCTTCACCCCGGAGATCGTCATGCTGGGCGATGGCGTCACTGAGGCCGATCTCGTCGTCCACGACACCGAATCGACCGAGTTGGGCTTCATCCTGAGCAACATGGAATTCCCCACGCCGATGGGCGTCTTCCGCAGCGTCAGCGAGCATCCCACCTATACCGACAGCCTGATGGCCCAGATCGCCGAAGCGCAGGCCAAACGGGGCCGGGGCAATCTGGACGAACTCTACCGCGCCGCCGATCTGTGGACGGTCGTGCCGCAGGAGCCGAACGAGCCGATTGAGTCCCACATTTCCGGCCGCATGGCCGAAGAACTGGATGACGAATACATTGATCGGCTGCAAGGCACGGGGATGCCCACGCCCAAGACCAATGTGCAGGATCGGCTAGTCGAGCACACCGTGTCCTCGCTGGCCGCCCACGCCCCGGTCGAGGTGGACGCCCACACGTCGCTGGCTAAGGCCATCCGCCAGATGAACAGCCACAACATCGGCTGCGTCATGGTGACCGACGAGAATGCCCGCCTCATCGGCATCTTCACCGAGCGCGACGTGCTCATGCGCGTGGCCGGTCTCGTCAATGACCTGTCGGCGGCGACGGTCGAGGGCTTTATGACGCCCGAGCCGGTAGCCGTCGGCCCCGACACGCCGATTGCCCACGCGTTGCACCTGATGGCCGTCCACGGCTTCCGCCACCTGCCGCTGGTCGACGACGGCCACCGGCCGGTGGGCCTTATCTCGTTCCGGGACGTGGTTCATCACCTGCATAGCGCCAATGTGACCGTTCCTTAGTACGCTATCGGCAATCATACTGAGGTTTGTAGTAAGCAACTTTAGTTGCGTTCCCCGCGCGGACTCCTGTACGCCGAGGACTCTGTTGCAGATTTACAAATGAATGCGGTTTAGGGGCGAGCCGGCGGCGATGGACAAGATGGAAACCAACCACCTTGTCTCGCCGCCGCCTCGCCCTTCTTTTGCCGCGACCGAAGAGAGGTCAGGCAACCGTCGCACGCAGCGCACGCGGGCGCGGCCGATGGTTGTCATGAAGGAGAAATCACATGGGTAATGGAATGATTAAAGAAGCGCCGCCGGCGCAACAAAGCGACCCGGCCGATGGCCTGAGCGCCAACGATGGAACCATCGTCAACGATTTTTCCATCGTCGTCGCCACGGCCAACGGCACCGGCAGCCAGACGGCCAACATGGCAATCCTGCGCGCGCTGTTCAAGATGGGCATCCCCGTCAACGGCAAGAATATCTTCCCGTCCAACATCCAGGGCTTGCCGACGTGGTACCACATCCGGCTGAGCAAGGACGGCTACACCGCCCGCCGCCATACGTCGGAGATTCTGGTGGCTTTCAATCAGACCACGGTCGTCCAGGACATCCAGACGCTGCCGCCGGGCGGCATCTGCCTCTACAACGCCGATTGGCGCTCCATTCCCCAGCGCGACGACGTGACCTACTACGCCGTGCCGGTCAACGAGTTCATCCGCGATTCGGGCATGAAGGGCAAGCTGAAGGACTATCTGTCTAACATGGCCTACGTCGGCGCGCTGGCCCATTTGCTGGCGATTCCGCTGGAGCGGCTGGACGATGCCCTGCTGTTCCTGTTCAAGGGCAAGCGGCGCACGGTCGATTCCAACATGGCCGTCGTGCGCGTCGCCTACGAGTGGGCCGCGGCCAACCTGACCGCCGCCCACCCCTACCGCGTCGCGCCGATGAACGAGACCGAGGGGCTGATTATGATGACCGGCAACGAGGCGGCGGCGCTGGGGGCCGTCTTCGGCGGCGTCACCTTCGCCGCCTGGTATCCCATCACCCCCTCCACCAGCGTCATCGACGCCCTCAACGGCTATCTGGCGCAGATGCGCCGCGACCCGGCCACGGGCGAGGCCACCTACGCCGTGGTGCAGGCCGAGGACGAGCTGGCCGCCGTCGGCATGATCATCGGCGCGGGCTTCGCCGGAGCGCGGGCCATGACGGCCACCTCCGGCCCCGGCATCTCGCTCATGGCCGAATACGTTGGCCTGGGCTACTTCGCCGAAGTGCCGGCCGTCATCTGGGACATCCAGCGCGTCGGCCCCAGCACCGGCCTGCCCACCCGCACCAGCCAGGGGGACGTGCTCTTCACCTACTACCTGGGCCACGGCGACACCAAGAATGTCATCCTGCTGCCGTCGTCGTTGCGCGAGTGCTTCGATTTCGGCTACATGGCTTTCGACCTGGCCGACACACTGCAAACGCCGGTCTTCGTCCTCAGCGATCTCGATCTGGGCATGAACAACTGGATGTCGGAACCGTTCGACTACCCGGCCGAGCCGCTGAAGCGCGGCAAGGTGTTGTCGGCGGCCGACGTGGCCGAGCGCGGTTTCGCCCGCTACCGCGACCTCGACGGCGACGGCATCCCCTATCGCACCCTGCCCGGCAACGAGCACCCGCTGGCGGCCTACTTCGCCCGCGGCACGGGCCACAACGACGCCGCCGTCTATAGCGAGCGGCCCGACGATTGGCGCAACAACATGGCCCGGCTGGCGCGCAAATTCGACACGGCCCGCTCGCTGGTTCCCGGCCCGGTCATCGACGAGGTGGAAGGGGCCGAGATCGGCATCATCGCCTACGGCACGACCCGCCCGGCCATCGACGAAGCCCGCGACCGGCTGGCGGCCGACGGCATCGCCACCAGTTTGCTGCGGCTGCGCGCCCTGCCCATCAACGGCGAGGTCGAAGCGTTCATCGCCCGCCACGAGCGGGTCTACGTCATCGAGATGAACCGCGACGGCCAACTGCAAACCATCCTGCGCGCCGAGTTGCCCGAAGTGGCGACCCGGCTGGAGTCGCTGGCCCTGCTCGACGGCATGCCCCTGACCGCCCGCTGGGTGGTCGAGGCGATCATGGCCGCCGAGCAAGACCGGCCGCGCCGCGCCCCCACCCGGCGGGAGGGGTCAGCGGAGGGCGCGACCGAGCTGGACCTGCCCGGCGACGGTTCGCTCTCGCCCGGCAACGGCCTGCCCCGCGGCGATAGCGGTCTGACCGATATGGGGCATGATGGGCATAATCGGGAAGTGATTGCGGGCGAGGGGTAGCGAGTAGCGGGTGGCGAGTAGCAAGTGACGGGTGGCGGCAGTTCGCCGACCGCTGACCGCTGACTAACGACCGACAACTAAAAAAGGGTAAACAAATGACTGAAACCACAACACCACGCGCCGGCCGGGTGAATGCCATCGGGCTGGCCCAGGCTGATTACAAGGGGCTGCCCTCGACGCTGTGCCAGGGCTGCGGCCACAACTCCATCGCCAATCAGATCGTGCAGGTGGCCTACGAACTGAACGTGCGCCCGGCCGAGGTGCTCAAGCTGAGCGGCATCGGCTGCTCCAGCAAATCGCCGGCCTACTTTCTGGGCGGCAGCTTCGGCTTCAATACGCTCCACGGCCGCATGCCCTCGCTGGCGACCGGGGCGCTGCTGGGCAACCATGCCATGCGGGCCATCGCCGTCAGCGGCGACGGCGACACGGCCAGCATCGGCCTGGGGCAGTTCAAGCACCTGCTGCGCCGCAACGTGCGCATGGTCTACGTCGTGGAGAACAACGGCGTCTATGGCCTGACCAAAGGGCAGTTCTCGGCCACGGCCGACGAGGGGCAGGAACTCAAGTACGCCGGCACCAACGACTTCCCGCCCATCGACATCTGCATGGAAGCCATCCTGGCCGGCTGCGGCTTTGTGGCCCGCTCCTTTTCCGGCGATGCCCAGCAGGTGCGCGAATTGATGAAGGCCGCCCTCAGCCATCGCGGCACGGCCGTGCTGGACATCATCAGCCCGTGCGTGGCCTTCAACAACGAGGACACCTCCACCAAGAGCTATAGCTACGGTAAGGAGCACGAGATCCCGCTGCACGGCATCGGCTTCGTGCCCAAGGAAGCGGAGATCAGCATCGAGGCCTATGAGCCGGGCGAGATGCGCGTCGTGGCGATGCACGACGGCTCGCTGATCAAGCTGCGCAAGCTGGAAACGGACTACGACCCCACCGACCGCATGGGGGCCATGCACCGCCTGCAATGGGCGCAGGAGAAGCAGGAGTTCATCACCGGCCTGCTCTATCTGGACGAGTCGCGGCCGAATCTGGCCGAGCACGCGCGGTTGGGGGAGACGCCGTTGAATGCGTTGGAGGAGAAGCGGGTGCGGCCGGGGGCGGCTGTGTTGGCGGAAATGATGGGTAGTCTAATGTAATTAGGCGATAAAAAAGGGCCGATGCGCTAGTGCGCATCGGCTCTTTTAGTTTGCCTGGAAAACCAGAGTGCTCACGCTGGTTCCACACCTCGCCCAAATGAGTCAACCAAGATTCGGGCTGTCTCATCTGATACGTCAATCAGCACAAAATAATCGGTCGGATAAAGATAGTCTTCCCCACTCTCATCGATGACGCGCAAATCCCCATCCGCCTGAGCATCTATATCAGGCAGAACCCGATAGGTCTTATGCAATTCAAGCGATGCCGGATATTCACTATTATCGATACAGATCGCGAATTGATTGCTCATTGGGTTAGTCTAGGTATCTCTTGCGTTTGATTTCCTTTCTGCCGATGCCATGTGCCTCATACCAATGAAGTTCAGCATGACGAATTCTGCCGTTGCGTAATTCTATATAAGCTCTGCCTTTCAATTTTCGCCAACGGCCTGGGCCATATTGGTTTCGAAGACGGTCGATGTCAATAATAGCATCACCGATCGCAATAATTTCAATCTCGGTTATTTTGCTAACAATCTCGAATGGTGCCACATTATTTACACCTGCGATTGACAAATAGAGAGTACATTATTTTGTCGTGAGTTTCAATACAAAACGGCCCGGCGTTTAGATAACGCCGGGCCGTTCCTAGATAATCAGAAGCAGCGCGATTTACTCAGCCGCTTCCTGCACGTCCATCAACTCCACCTCAAACACCAGCGTCGCGCCGGGCGGGATGATGCCGCTGCCGGTGTCGCCGTAGCCCAAGGCGGCCGGGATGACCAGCTGGCGGATGCCGCCGACCTTCATGCCGAGCACGCCCTCTTCCCAACCGGGGATGACCGCGCCCGTGCCCAGCGTGAACGGGAAGGGCACACCGCTATCGATCGAGCTGTCGAACTTCACGTTGTCGGTCAGCCAGCCGGTGTAGTTCACCGTCACGGTGTTGCCCGTTTCGGCCGTCGTCCCGTCGCCCACGACGATGTCGTAGTAGCGCAGGCCGCTCTCGGTCTCGGTGAAGTCGCCCTCATCGATCTCCGTCGGCAGCAGCAGCGGCTTGACCTCAACCAGTTCCACTTCCATGATCAGCGTGGAGTTGGGCGGGATACGGCCGCCGCCGGCCTCGCCCAGCGCCAGATCGGGCGGGATGACCAGGTAGCGCTTGCCGCCCGGCCGCATGGTCGATACGCCCTCGTCCCAGCCGGGGAAGACGCCCATCTCGCTGCCCAGGGTGAAGGTCAGCGGCTCGCCCTGCGTGTCCGATGAGGCCACGTACTCCTCGCCTTCCTGCAACCAGGCGGCATAATTCACGACCACGTCCTGACCCGCGACGGGCATGTCGCCCTCGCCTTCGACGATGTCGAAGTATTGCAGGCCGCTATCGGTCGTGGTCAGGTCGCCCTCATCGACGGCCGTCGGCGTGGGCGGGGCCACGGCCGTCAGCAGTTCCACGTCCATCGTAATCGTCGCATCGGGCGGGATAACGCCGCCCGCGCCCTCGGCGCCAAAGGCCAGGGCGGGCGGGATGATCAGGCGCACTTTGCCGCCTTCCTTCATCAACAAGACGCCTTCCAGCCAGCCGGGGAACAGGTCGGCCTCGGTCAGGGTGGCCGTAATCGGCGCGCCCTCGGCGACGGTGTCGGCGAAGACCGTGCCGTCTTCCAACATGCCCATAATATTCATCGTCACCAGATCGCCCGGCTCGGGGGTGCGGCCGTCGCCGGCGCGAATCTCGACTATGCGCAGACCGGTCTCGGTGTCGGTGATGGGGCCATCAACTTCGGGAATGCCCGCCGCTGCTTCGCCCTCGGTGGCCGTCTCTTCGCCGGCCGCGGCTTCTTCTTCCGTCGTCGTTTCTTCGGACGGGTTGGCCGCTTCCGCCTCGGCGGTCATCTGGTCGGCCTGCTCCGTGGAAACGGCCGGGCCGCACGCGGCCAGCAACAACAGGATCGTGAGCAATGCAGCCCACATGGTAATCGCAACTCTCTTCTTCATTTGTAACGTCTCAAAGCTCCTTCTATGGAAAAAATCCGGCGACCGGTGTGTTTTAGACAGCCGAATAGTGCCAAACGTCTAATAATACTATCCTCGCCCCTTCTCCTGTGCCACTTTCCCCTAAGTGTACTTATCAATCCATAAATATAGCGCCACTGGTATAATGGGGCCATGTTTATGCCTCAAGAGACTCGTCGGCTCGCCTATCGCTTTCTGGCCGTGGCGGCGCTTCTGATCTTCTTCGCCCTGGCCCTGGACACCGCCGGGCGCAAGGCCGTCACCACCGACGAACCGCTCCATCTGACGCACAGCATCGCCATGCTACAAACGGGTCTTATGTCCATCCCGGAGATGCATACCCCCCTCACCTACCAACTGATCGGCCGATTATTAGCCACGGAGCCGCCCTTGCCCGACGTAACGGCCCTGGACAGTTGGCCGACGCTGAACCCGTTCGTTATCAGTCGCGAACTTATCTGGCGCGACGATGTCGCCACGGACCGCATCGTCTGGCTCGGCCGTTTCGTTGTCGCCGGCATGGGTGTCTTGCTCGGCGCGCTGATGGCGGCCTGGACGTGGACTCTGTCTCGCGGGCACTTGCCGACCGTGGCCGGCCTTCTGTCGCTATACGCCCTGGCGCCTAACCTGCTGGCTTCGGCCGCCCTGGTGACGACCGACATCGCCGCCACGCTGACCTGGTTTCTCTGTATCTATACGTGGTGGCGCTATTGGCAACGACCGGGCTGGGGGCGCTGGCTGATGGCGGGCGTGGCCCTGGGGCTGGCGCTGGCGGCCAAGCTGACCGGCGTGCTGCTGCTGCCGATCACGCTCATCCTGGCCTTGCTCTATCAGGTTAGGGTCGGCCGCTGGTGGCACAACCTGGGCATCTGGGCGGGAATGTTGCCTGTGGCCGCCCTGATCCTGTGGGCGCTCTATAACTTCGACATGCGCGGCGTGTTGCCGATGCCCGCCTACCTGGAGGCGTGGCAACTGTTGCTGCTCGAGGTAGACGTCAGTCACGCCAATTTCTTTATGGGTCGCGTCTCGCCGGTTGGCTCGTGGCTCTATCTCCCGGCCACCTTGCTGCTAAAGAACCCCCTATTGCAACTGGCCCTTTTCCTGCTGATCCCGTTGGTGTTGTGGTGGGAACGACGCCGGTGGCGCACGCTTATCTTCCTGCTGCTGCCGGCCGTTTTTTTCCTGCTCGTGTCGGCCGCCAGCCGCGTGAACTATGGCTATCGCCACGCGCTGCCGGCCGTGCCGTTCCTGATGGTCCTCGGCGTGCTGGCGATCCCGCGGCTATGGATTCGCCCAATAGCGCGCGTCGCGCTGGTCGCGGGCCTGGGCCTGACGGCCCTTTCGGCCCTGGCCTACCATCCCGACCACCTGACCTATTTCAACGAACTGGTCGGCGGTCGTGGTTATCACTATCTCGGCGACTCGAACCTGGACTGGGGGCAGGATTTGAACCAACTGGCAGCGTATGCCGCGCGCTACCGTTCGGAGACAGGGCGGCCACTCCATTTCTCCTACACCGGCGTGGTCGACCGGGAGCACTATGGCCTGGCCGGGCTGTCGCTGACCGAGCAATTCAACCGGAATGAGAGCGCCTTCGCCCCGGCCAATCCACCCGCGGGGCGCTACGCCATCAATACCGGAGACTTGCAGGGCACCGGCTTGATCCTCGGCGAGCTACGCGAGAGCGATCTGTTCGACTGGTTCCGCCGGCAGCAACCGATGGAGACGCTGGGGGGATCGATCTTCATCTACGACGTGCCCAGGCAGGCGGACGGGACGTGGATGGCCCACTGCGCGCCCGATCGCTTGCTGAATAATGAACAGGCGGAACGGCTGATCGGTCGTGGGACATTGCGCCACGTGGAATTCGACTGCCGGACGAACTGGGTTTTCCCCGGCGGCGGGCCGGGATGGTACGTCTTGCCGCCGGAAGGCACGGAGTGGCTCGGCCGCCGGCTCGGCCCGGACAGCCCGCGCGAGGTCTACCGGCATCGGGCCAATGCCTATGGGCCGGACTACGTCATCGTCTATTGGCCGGGGACGCCGGAGGCGGCGCTGGGGGACAATCTCCAGCCATTTGCCGGGGAGGGCGGCGGCCCGGCAACCTTGCGGGGCTTCGGCGCGGCTGGGGCCGAATGGGTGACGTTCTGGGAAGTGATCGCGGCGACGACTGAGCCTCTCTCAGTCAAGGCCCACTTGCTGGCCGGTGACAGCCCCCCGCAGGTGGCCGATGGGCTGGGTTTCGCCGCCAACCAATGGCAACCGGGCGACTGGTTCATCCAGCGCCACGTCTTCCCCGCCCCCGGCACAACGCTGGAAACGGGCCTGTATAATTACGTGACGCTGCAAGCGGTCTCCGGGCCGATCCGGTTGGTTGAAGATTGAATGATTAGCCACGGATGGACACGGATTTAACGGATGACCACGGATTAAGTTCTCTCTATCCGTGTTCATCCGTCCCATCCGTGTCTATCCGTGACTAAATTATTCCTTCCGCAACCGTCATCCATCGTGGCGCTGGAAGCGGATCATCTGGCTGGGTTGGGCGGCCGAGCCGTCGAGCAGCGCGCGCATCTCCACTTCCACGTAGGGCGCGTGTTGTTTCGCCGCGCCGAATTCGCGGATCATGGCGTAGTCGCTGGGGATGATGCGCCCCTCGGCATGCAGGGCGTCGATGGCCGCGCGGTCGAACCAGGCCACCAGCCCTTCCTGTTGTTCGGCGGCCGTGCCGTCGCGCACGACCAGATCGCACACCAGCAGCAGGAAGTGGGCCCCATCATCGCCGCCCGTCCACGGGGCGACGCGCTCGCTGACCAGCGCCCGCAGGGCCACAAACTCCGTGCGCAGACCGGTCTCTTCCAACGCCTCGCGCACCACGGCCGCGGCCAGCGTCTCGCCGAAATCCCATTTGCCGCCGACCAGCGCCCACTGGCCGGTGTAGGGGCCGCCGGCGCGACGGATGAGCAGCAGTTGCTCGCCCGCTTCGGCCGCGCGGCGGATGAGGGCCACGGCGACCGGGATAGGCGCGGTCTGGCCGCGCCAGCGGCGCTCGGGCGGCAACGTGGGTAGGGAATCGAAGGGGGTCATAGCAATAGACCACGGACTACAGACTACAGACTACAGACTACAGACGGCGGAAAGAGTAGCGAGTAGCGGGTGGCAAGTAGCAAGTAGCAGGTGGCAAGTAGCAAGTAGTTGGGAACCCGCCACCCGCCACCCGCCACCCGCCACACTTTACGTTTTTCTTCTCCCGCGGTCGGCGGTCGTTCACGTTCTCTCGTTGAAGTATTCTAGCAGCAACGCATGAACGAAGGTATAGCCGCCGCCGACCTTGCGCAGCAGATTGCGCTCGGCGGCGTAATTGAGGAAGTCGGCCGGGTCGGCCGGCAGGTGGCCGCGGTCGTGGAGAAGGCGCACCAGACGGCGGTGCTGCCCATAGGCCAGCAAGCCAAAGGCCAGCCCGCAGCCCACCCCCAGATAGAGCGCCAGCCACAGCAGCCAGGCCGTGGCCGGGATGATCGCCTGTGGCCCGCCCACCGCCGCGCCGAGGGCCACGGCCACCGCCCCCAACCCGGCCATGAGCACAAACACCAGCCCCATGACCATGAACCCATTGCGGCGCGAGGCGGCCACACCCTGGCCGGGCGTCGTCCGCAGGCGCAATTCGCCGCGCAACAGAGCGTTTTCGATCATCAGCAGCACGCCCCCGGCGGCGGGCAACAGGGCTATCCAGGGTGTATTCGTCCAGCGGTCGAGCCAGGCGGCCAGCGCACCCAGCGCCAGCCCGCCCAGCCCCCCCAGGCCGAAACCCAGCGCCGCCCACGGCCATGACCAGCCCAACGACTCGACCGTCTCGATGCGGTCGTAGGGCAGCCGCCCGCGCAGCAGAAAACGGCCGGTGAGGGCCGGCACGGCGGCGGCCAACGCGCCGATGAGCAGCAGCCCGCCGGCCGCGCCCCACCGCCCGAACAGTAACAGGATGATCGCCGCCGGGAGCGCGGCCAACAGCAGGGCCACAAAGACGGCCAGCCGCGCCCGGCGGCCGAAGCGCGGCCGGTCATCGCCCGGCAACCACGCCGGCTGCATATCTTCCAGGAAGAAGGCCGGCTTGCCGGCCCGCGCCATTTGCCTGGCTAACCACGATAGCCAGGCGATGGTATCGCTGGGGGCATAGCTCATGTTCTTGCTGCGATAGCGGGCCATGCGCTCGACGTAGACGTCGAAGAGATGGGCGCGGCTGAGTGTGCCGTCGCCCAGGGCGGCGTCGCCCCGTTCCGGCGGGCGGTTGGCGGCCAGGGTCATGATCGACAGCATCAGCGGCGTCTGGGCCAGCTCGCGCAGCGTCCGGTCGGCGGCCAGCGCGGCGCGCAGGCCGTCCAGCCGCTTGCCGCGCCGGGCCAGGTAGGCGTCGATCTGCTCGGCCGTCAGCGGTTGCAGGATGATGGCCTTGTCCAGGTTCAGCCGGGTCGCCAGGGCCTGATAGTCGCGGTTGCGGGCCGTCACCAGCAGCGGGACGCCGGGGTGACGGGCGCGAAAGGCGTTGATGGCTTCGGCGCAGGCCGCGCGGTGGGCCGGATCGACTTCGTCTAGACCATCGAGCAGGGGAATGAAGCGGCCGTCGTCGATCCAGCGCCGGGCGAGTTTGGCCGGCACCTCGTAATTGTTGGCTAACTGTTCCACCAGCCACTCATCCAGCGGGCGGCCGTTGTGGTAGGCCGCCAGGCTGAAGACGGCGGGGATGGGCTGCGCCTCGTCGGCCTCGGCCCGGCCCATCAGGTGGCTGACCAGTTGCAGCAGCATGGTCGTCTTGCCCGCGCCCGGCTCGCCCAGCACCAGCAGCACACACCCGGCGGCGGCGTAGACGGCCTCGATGCGGGTGCCGACGGGCAGAAGCACGTCGTACTCCGGAGCCTGCTGCCAGCCGGGCACGCCGCTCTCGGCCAGCGCCGCCGGGCGATAGGCAAAGCCCAGATCGATGATCTCGCCGCCGTGGAGCGACTCCTCGAGTACGCCCACCAGCCAGACGGCGCGCACCCGGCGCAACATGACCGCGCGATTGTGACGTTCCTGGTCGTTCA is drawn from Candidatus Promineifilum breve and contains these coding sequences:
- a CDS encoding FKBP-type peptidyl-prolyl cis-trans isomerase, with the protein product MKKRVAITMWAALLTILLLLAACGPAVSTEQADQMTAEAEAANPSEETTTEEEAAAGEETATEGEAAAGIPEVDGPITDTETGLRIVEIRAGDGRTPEPGDLVTMNIMGMLEDGTVFADTVAEGAPITATLTEADLFPGWLEGVLLMKEGGKVRLIIPPALAFGAEGAGGVIPPDATITMDVELLTAVAPPTPTAVDEGDLTTTDSGLQYFDIVEGEGDMPVAGQDVVVNYAAWLQEGEEYVASSDTQGEPLTFTLGSEMGVFPGWDEGVSTMRPGGKRYLVIPPDLALGEAGGGRIPPNSTLIMEVELVEVKPLLLPTEIDEGDFTETESGLRYYDIVVGDGTTAETGNTVTVNYTGWLTDNVKFDSSIDSGVPFPFTLGTGAVIPGWEEGVLGMKVGGIRQLVIPAALGYGDTGSGIIPPGATLVFEVELMDVQEAAE
- a CDS encoding 2-oxoacid:acceptor oxidoreductase subunit alpha, which produces MDQNDYIIEERDAVVIRFAGDSGDGMQVTGTQFTNTSAVFGNDVSTMPDFPAEIRAPVGTLAGVSGFQVNFSNRDILTPGDAAQILVAMNPAALKASLVDVETQGTIIVNTDAFTQANLRKAGYETDPRHDGSLKEYQVIEVPLTSLNREALRDIEGLSSKEKDRSQNFFALGLAFWMFDRSLDVTIEWLNKKFAKKPAVRDGNIRALETGYHFGDTSRVFQHRYHIRPAALKPGTYRKVTGNGALALGFVTAARKMGKPLFYGTYPITPASDILHALALLRNFDVRTFQAEDEIAAMGSVIGAAFGGALAVTGTSGPGIALKSEGMNLAVALELPMVIVNVQRGGPSTGLPTKVEQSDLLQAMFGRNGESPIAIIAPYSPSDCFDAAIEACRLAVRAMTPVMILSDGFLANSSEPWMIPDSADIPPIEFSHPTGNGETFLPYRRDEETLARPWALPGTPGLEHRIGGLSKAPVTGNVSYNPLHHEQMVHDRAEKIARLADILPEQEVFGPQSGELLLVSWGGTYGAVRSAVVEAQRRGLPVAHAHVRYINPFPRNLRDVLSRYRQVIVPELNGGQMAFLLRGRYALNIQAYTKVHGRPFSISEIGRRIEQALER
- a CDS encoding CBS domain-containing protein, with translation MPTPKTNVQDRLVEHTVSSLAAHAPVEVDAHTSLAKAIRQMNSHNIGCVMVTDENARLIGIFTERDVLMRVAGLVNDLSAATVEGFMTPEPVAVGPDTPIAHALHLMAVHGFRHLPLVDDGHRPVGLISFRDVVHHLHSANVTVP
- a CDS encoding 2-oxoacid:ferredoxin oxidoreductase subunit beta, giving the protein MTETTTPRAGRVNAIGLAQADYKGLPSTLCQGCGHNSIANQIVQVAYELNVRPAEVLKLSGIGCSSKSPAYFLGGSFGFNTLHGRMPSLATGALLGNHAMRAIAVSGDGDTASIGLGQFKHLLRRNVRMVYVVENNGVYGLTKGQFSATADEGQELKYAGTNDFPPIDICMEAILAGCGFVARSFSGDAQQVRELMKAALSHRGTAVLDIISPCVAFNNEDTSTKSYSYGKEHEIPLHGIGFVPKEAEISIEAYEPGEMRVVAMHDGSLIKLRKLETDYDPTDRMGAMHRLQWAQEKQEFITGLLYLDESRPNLAEHARLGETPLNALEEKRVRPGAAVLAEMMGSLM
- a CDS encoding 2-oxoacid:acceptor oxidoreductase subunit alpha; protein product: MGNGMIKEAPPAQQSDPADGLSANDGTIVNDFSIVVATANGTGSQTANMAILRALFKMGIPVNGKNIFPSNIQGLPTWYHIRLSKDGYTARRHTSEILVAFNQTTVVQDIQTLPPGGICLYNADWRSIPQRDDVTYYAVPVNEFIRDSGMKGKLKDYLSNMAYVGALAHLLAIPLERLDDALLFLFKGKRRTVDSNMAVVRVAYEWAAANLTAAHPYRVAPMNETEGLIMMTGNEAAALGAVFGGVTFAAWYPITPSTSVIDALNGYLAQMRRDPATGEATYAVVQAEDELAAVGMIIGAGFAGARAMTATSGPGISLMAEYVGLGYFAEVPAVIWDIQRVGPSTGLPTRTSQGDVLFTYYLGHGDTKNVILLPSSLRECFDFGYMAFDLADTLQTPVFVLSDLDLGMNNWMSEPFDYPAEPLKRGKVLSAADVAERGFARYRDLDGDGIPYRTLPGNEHPLAAYFARGTGHNDAAVYSERPDDWRNNMARLARKFDTARSLVPGPVIDEVEGAEIGIIAYGTTRPAIDEARDRLAADGIATSLLRLRALPINGEVEAFIARHERVYVIEMNRDGQLQTILRAELPEVATRLESLALLDGMPLTARWVVEAIMAAEQDRPRRAPTRREGSAEGATELDLPGDGSLSPGNGLPRGDSGLTDMGHDGHNREVIAGEG